Within Desulfovibrio legallii, the genomic segment AGTCAGGTCTTCACCACGGCTTCGGACAACCAGCCCTCGGTGTCCATCCATGTGCTCCAGGGCGAACGCCCCATGGCCGCGGACAACATGACCCTGGCCCGCTTCGACCTCACGGGCATTCCCCCGGCCCCGCGCGGCGTGCCGCAGGTCGAGGTCTCCTTCGACATCGACGCCAACGGCATCGTTAACGTTTCGGCCAAGGACATGGGCACGGGCAAGGAGCAATCCATCAAAATCACGGCCTCGTCCGGCCTTTCCGAGGACGACATCCAGCGCCTGGTGCGCGAGGCTGAGGCCCACGCCGGCGAGGATAAGAAAAAACAGGAAGTGATCGAAGCCCGCAACCATGCGGACAGCCTGATCTACGGCACGGAGAAATCCCTGACCGACCTGGGCGACAAGGCCGACGCTGCGGTGAAGAGCGACATTGAGGCCAAGATCGCCGAGCTGCGCAAAATTATGGAAGGCGAGGACGCCGAGGCCATCAAGGCGGCCACCGACGCTCTGGCCAAAGCCTCCCACAAGCTGGCTGAGCAGCTCTACCAGCAGCAGGCGCAGCAGACCGGCGGTCAGCCGGGCGGGGCCCAGCAGGATGCCGGGGCCGCCCAGAGCGGCAACAACGGCGGCGACGACGTGGTGGACGCCGACTACACCGAAGTGAAAAAATAGCAAACTTGCCAGCGCGCTTGCGCTGTACTAAAAAAGGTCTGGCTCCACGGAGCCGGACCTTTTTTTTCACTATCAAAAAAATGGAGGCTTCATGCCCTGTCTCCGCCGCACCTGGATCGTGCCGACGCTGCTCCTGCCTTTCTTTCTGCTGACCAGCGGCTGCTACATGGCCCCGCCGCCTCCGGATTCCGGTTACGACAACAGCCCGCCGCCCAGCCGGACGCGGCCCGAACCGCAGCCAGCGCCGCAGCCCCGGCCCGCGCAGCGGCCTGAGCCCACGCCTGCGCGCCGGCCCGACGCCAAGCCCGACCGCCCCGCCGTCAAACAGCAGCGGGACCGCCGCCCCGACCAGGCGCGCCCGGCAGGCGCGCAACGCCCGGCGCAGGAGCGCCCCCAAGGCCGCGACGCCGCGCAGCAACCGGATCGCCCCCAACAGCCATAGGATGTTGCCATGCCCTCTTGCCGTTCTTTTTTCCAGCCTTTGCGTTTGTTGGCCCTTCTGGCGGCCCTGGGCGGCCTGACCGCCTGTCAGATGCCCTTCGGCCTGGGGCAGCGAGCGACGCAGCCCGCCAAACCGGCCAAGCCCGCCGCACCCGCCGGTCCCTGCGTGGTGCTGGCCCTGCCCGCATCCGGCCCCTACGCCCCCATTGCCGGCAAAATCCGCCACGGGGCGCAGCTGGCCAAGGACGAAATGGCGGCCAACGGCGTGGCCATTCGGCTGGAAACAATCAACACCAGCGAGAGCGCCTGGCTGCAGAAGCTGGCGGCGCTGCCCCCGGCCTGCGCCGTGGTGGGCGGCCCCCTGCAAACCGGCGTCTATGCGCGGGCCCGTGAGGCCGGCGCGCTGGAGCAACGGGCCTTCTTCACCTTTCTGCCCACCCTGGAGCCGGGCGACGAGGGCGCGCGGGCCTGGCGCATGTTCCCCAGCCCGCAGGACCAGATCGACGCCCTCATCCACTTTGCCTCCGAAGGGCTGAACATCCGCACCTACGGCGCCTTTTATCCCAACGACGCCTACGGCATGCGCATGACCGGCCTGCTGGAACAAAGCCTGGCCAGCCGTAACATGCTGCTGCAAAAGGCGGTCTACAACCCGTCGGATCCCGCCTCCTGGAGCGCGGCCGTGGCCCCGCTCATCAACGCCCAGACGCCGGAAGGCGGCACCGCGCCCATTCCGCAGACCGCTTTTGAGGCCCTGTTCCTGCCCGATTCATGGAAGAACATGGAGATGCTCACCACCAGTCTGCTCTACAACGGCGAGGACCGCCTGGTGCTGCTGGGCACCACCCTCTGGGAGCAGAGCCTGACCGGGAAAACCGTGCCCCATGCGGAAAGCTACGCCCTGGCTGTCTTCCCTGGGGCCTGGAACGCCCTGCAGGCCCCACGCGCGCTGCAGGTTCCGGGTACGGATTTCTGGACGGCCCTCGGCTACGACTACGCCCGCTTTGCTGCGGCCCTGGGCCTGGAATCCCGGCCCGAGGCCGCCCAAGTCACGGCCCGGGCCCGTCGCGCCGCGCAGATGATCTGGGGCATGGCCCCCGTGAGCTGGGACGCGAAGGGCGTGGCCCATCAGAAGCTCTTTATTTTCGGCGTTACTGCCCAGGGCATGACGCCCGTTACCCTGGACGCCTTCCAGCAGACCCGGACCCAGGTGCTGCAGCAGGCCGCCCTGCGCATGCAGGGCCTGCCCCCGGTGGACGCCGCGGGCAATCCCCTGGCGGCCCCTGCCGCCGGTGCGGCCGCCGATATGGCGGCCCCGGCCCAGCCCGCCGCTGCGCCTGTAAGCACCACCCCGCGCCCCTCGTACAAACTGAGCCTGCCCGGCAACCGCTGATCGGCCCCACGCCGCCAACGCCGCAACAACGACTATGAGGTAAGGATACACGCATGAGCAGCAAAACCATCGGCAAGGAAGACGTGCGCCACATGGCCGCCCTCTCCCGCCTGCAGATCAGCGAAGCGGAACAGGACATGTTCGCCCGGCAACTGGGCGACATCCTGGGCTATATGGACGTGCTTTCCCGCGTGGACACCAGCGCGGTGGAACCCCTCTACAGCCCGGCCCTGCACCAGGGCCCCCTGCGGGAAGACACGGCCGAACGCCGCCGGCGGCGCGAAGAAATTCTTGCCAACGCCCCCGAAGCGGACGGAGAATATTTTATCGTGCCCCGCATCGTGTAAAAACCGGGCCCCACACAGCACCACGCCGAGAACGCCATGACCGACATCTGCTCCCTTACGCTGACCGCCCTGACCAGGGCCCTGCAAACCAAAGAACTGAGCGCCTCGGAGGCCACTGCCGCCTGCCTGGAGCGCATCAACGCCACCGAACCCCGCCTGGCCGCCCTGCTCACGCTGGACCGGGAAGGCGCGCTGGCCGCGGCCGCCGCACTGGATAAAGAAGGGCCGGATCCCTCCCGCCCCCTCTGGGGCGTGCCCATGACCGTCAAAGACGCCCTTTCCACCAAGGGCCTGCGTACCACGGCGGGCTCGCGCATCCTTGAAAACTACACGCCCTTCTACGACGCCTGGGCTGTGGAGCGCCTGCGCGCCGCCGGGGCCATCATCCTCGGCAAGGCCAATCTGGACGAGTTTGCCATGGGCTCCACCACGGAGAATTCCGCCTACCAAACCACCCGCAACCCCTGGAACACCGCCAAGGTGCCCGGCGGATCCAGCGGCGGTTCCGCGGCCTCGGTGCGCGCGGGCCAGTGCTTTGCCTCCCTGGGCACGGATACGGGCGGTTCCATCCGCCAGCCCGCCGCCCTCTGCGGCTGCGTGGGGCTCAAGCCCACCTACGGCCGGGTTTCGCGCTACGGCCTCATCGCCTACGGCTCCTCCCTGGACCAGATCGGCCCCCTCACCCGCACGGTGGAGGACTGCGCCCGCGTGCTGGGCGTCATTGCCGGGCACGACCCGCGCGACGCCACCAGCGCCCCCCTGCCCACGGCAGACTATGCTGCCGCCCTGGAAAGCAAACCCCTCAAGGGCGCGCGCCTGGGCCTGCCCAAGGAATTTTACGGCCAGGGCCTGGACCCGGAAGTGCGCGCCGCCTGCGAAGCCGCCCTGCATACGGCGGAAGCGCAGGGCGCGACCCTGGTGGACGTAAGCCTGCCCCATACGGACGCGGCCATCGCCACCTACTACATCATCGCCATGGCCGAGGCCAGCTCCAACCTGGCCCGCTTCGATGGGGTGCGCTACGGCCGCCGGGCCGCGCAGATCAACAATCTGGAAGAACTCTATGTGCGCTCGCGCAGCGAGGGCTTCGGCCAGGAAGTCAAACGCCGCATCATGCTGGGGGCCTATGTGCTTTCCTCCGGCTATTATGACGCTTACTACCGCAAGGCCGCCCAGGTGCGCCGCTGCATCCGCGACGAATACCTGACCGCGCTGGAACAGTGCGACGCCCTCCTGGCCCCGGTTTCCCCGGTTACGGCCTGGGATCTGGGCAGCCACAGCGGCGACCCATTGCAGATGTACCTCATGGACGCCTACACCCTGTCCCTGAATCTGGCGGGCCTGCCCGGCCTTTCCCTGCCCGTGGGCCTGGGCGCAGCCAGCCGCATGCCCGTGGGCATGCAGCTCATCGGCAAGGCCTTTGCCGAGGCGGAACTCCTGGCCCTGGGGCAATCCCTGGCCCAGGCCCTGCCTTCCATCGGCGCACCGGAGCTGTAAGCCAGGGCCCCGCTGCCCTTTCATACGCCCATAGCAAAAGCCCCTGCGTTGGCCAACAACGCAGGGGCTTTTTTTCGTCGTGCAGTTATGGGCATTGCAACGTTGCAATGCCGTGGCTGAGTGCAGACCACCGTTGAGGCGTAAGCGCGCGGTTACGCGCCACAACGAGCGTGCCGCAGACTTTGAGAATGCGTATTCTCAAAGGTAATCCGCTCTATGGTCTGGCGCGCTCAGACCCGCGTGCCAGACCAGCCGCGCGAAGTCTGGATCAGACCGTCGCGGCGCACCAGGCAGCAGGCGCACCCGGGCAGACTGTCCGCCAGGGCCAGGGCCTGGCGCGGCGGCAGGACGGAAAAAGCCGTGGCCAGGGCATCGGCCGTGCAGCCGTCCGGGGCCGCCACGGTAACGCCGGCCTGGGCCGCGTCCTGCCCCGTAGCGGGGTTAATGAGATGGCTGCGGGCGTGGGCCGCATCGTAAAAAGCCTCATATACGCCGGAGGTGGCCACGCCGCCGCCCTGCGGCAGCTCCAGAACCTGCAGCGACCTGCCGCGCACGCGCGGGTCTTCCACGCCGATGCGCCAGGGGCGGCCCGCCGCGTTGCGGCCACGGGCCACAATGTCACCGCCGGCATTGACGCAGTGGTCAGGGCAGCCTGCCGCGCTCAGCTCCCTGGACATGGCGTCCGCAATGTGCCCCTTGGCGATGCCGTCCAGGGTAAGGGCCATGCCCTGCCGCTCCAGGCGCAGCCCGCCGTCGTCCAGGCGCAGGCGCTCCATGCCCACCAGGGCCAGGGCCTCGCGCGCTGCGGCCGCCGAAAAGGCCGCCGGGTTCTCCCGGCTGTTTTCCAGCAGCGTCACCAGGGGCAGCACCGTGGGGTCAAAAGCGCCGTCCGTAAGGCGGTGCATATCTGCCGTAACGCGCAGCAGGGCCGTCAGCCGGGGCGGCACGTCGCGCAGGCGCCCTGCGGCATTAACCTGCCCCAGGGGAGCGTCGGCCGTAAAGCGGGTAAATATTTTTTCCAGCTCGCGGCCCAGGGCAAAGGCGCGCGCCGTGGCCTCCGCCGCCTGGTCCATCGTGGCGCGGGCCACGCTGACGGTGACCAAAGTGCCCATGAACAGGGCGGAGCGGCTCTCGGGCAGGGGCGCGTCCGTCGCCAGGGCGGGCGTGCGCGCGGCAACGGGCGCGGCGGTCAGCAGGGACAACAGCGGGGCCGCCCCCAGAAGGCCGCCGCCCAAGAGCGCGGCCCGCAACATATCTCTACGGCTGTAACACCTGGGCATACTTTCCTCCATAGGCCGCTTCAGGAGCGGACCGCTTCCTCTTGGCGCGCGTGCGGTTCCCGGGCCGTGACGGCCGTGAGGGCGTCGGGGGCGTCCTCCGTGCATTCCGCCGCCTCGGGCGGCCTGGTGTAACGAAAGATTTTTCTGGGGCAGGCGGCCACACAGGCCTCATGGCAACTTGTCCCATAGGAACAGCAAAGCATATGGTCGATGACGATGCGGTTGTCCTCCAGCCGCACGGCCTTGGCTGGGCAGGCTTTGACGCACTTCATGCACTTGATGCAGCCCACCTTGCAAACGTCGGTAACCGCCCGGAGTTTCTCGCGCGTGTTGCAGTATACGGCCACTCTGGCCCGCAGGGGGGTCAGCTCCAGCACGCCGCGCGGGCAGACGGCAATGCAGGTGCCGCAGCCCGTGCAGACGGCGGTATTGACCTCCACCACGCCGTCCACAATGCGCATGGCGTCAAAGGGGCAGGCCTGCACGCAGTCGCCAAACCCCAGGCAGGAGAAGGCGCATTCGTCCGTGCCGCCGCGCATGAGCGCTGCGGCAGCGCAGGAAGGCATGCCCTGATACTCGTAACGCGGCCCCACCTGCCCGCCCAGCTTATCGCAGCGGCGCAAGGCAAACAGCGGCTCGGCCTCAGCCACGGTCTTGCCCGTCAGTTCGCCCACCACAACGCTGGTGGCGGCCCCGCCGGCGCAGCACTTGTTGGCCGGCACATTGGGGTCGTTGAGCACGGCCCTGGCATAGCCCTCGCAGCCGGCAAAGCCGCAGCCGCCGCAGTTGGCCCCGGGCAGGGCCTCCAGCACGGCCTCAATGCGCGGATCCTCCTCCACATAAAAAACCCGGGCCGCCACCGCCAGAATGATGGAAGCCGCCAGCCCCAGCCCAAACAGGGTCACAATGGATGCAACAACCATAGTCTCGTCCTTGGTAGGCGCTTTGCGCCGTCGAGCGGCACAAGCGCGTGAAAATCCGCCCCCTGCGGGCGTCAGACGCCGTACGGCGTTATTGCCCCATCCCCTTGAAGCCCATAAAGGCCAGCGACATGAGCCCGGCCATAATCAGGGCCAGCGGCGTGCCTGCCATGACGCCGGGCAGCCGACAGGTGTCCAGCCGTTCGCGGATGCCCGCCATGAGCAACAGGGCCAGGGTGAAGCCCAGGCTGTAGGCCAGCCCCCAGACCAGCGATTCCAGAAGGTTGTAGCCCTCGCGCTGCACCAGAATGGTGACGCCCATGACCGCGCAGTTAGTGGTGATAAGCGGCAGAAAAATGCCCAGAGCCGCGTACAGCGGCGGCATGGCCTTTTTGAGGAACATCTCCACAAACTGCACCAGCGCGGCAATGACCACAATAAAGACTATGGTCTGCAAATAACCAAGGTTGAGGGGATCCAGCACCTGCTTCTGCATAAGCCAGGTGCAGAGCGTGGCCACAATGATGACAAAGATCACCGCCCCGCCCATGCCCAGGGCCACACCCCGCTCCTTGGAACAGCCCAGGTACGGGCAGTTGCCCAGATACTGGGCCAGCACGATGTTGTTGACGAAAATGGCCGCAATAAAGATGGAGAGAATATCCATAACGTTTCCTCACGCTCCGCGGCGTTACGAACGTTGCGCCGAGGGTTCGCCCCCGGCTGTCGCGGCCGTGCCGCAGGCGGCGCAGCCGGAGCAGCACCCGCAGCCCTGCAGGCTTTCCACCCTACCGCCGCGTCGGCTGGCCTGCCAGACGTTGATCAGGTTCATGCCGGCCAGCATGAGGCCCAGACTGATGAAGGCCCCAGGGGCCTGCACCATGATGCGGAAAGGTTCAAACCCCTCCCACATGACGTAGTGGCCGAACCAAGTGCCGTTGCCCAGCACCTCGCGCAGCGAACCCAGCAGGGTCAGCGAAATGGTGTAGCCGATGCCAATGCCGAAACCGTCCGCAATGGAGGCTGGCACGGTATTTTTGGCGGCAAAGGCCTCTGCCCGGCCGAGGATGATGCAGTTCACCACAATAAGCGGCACAAAAATGCCCAGGCGCTGGTACAAAGGATAGGCGTAGGCCTGCATGAGCAGCTCCACCGCCACCACCAGCGAAGCCGCAATAACAATGAAGCAGGCGATGCGCACGGTTTTGGGGATAATGGCGCGCACCATGGATATCAGCATGTTGGACAACACCAGCACAAAGATGACGGCCAGCCCCATGCCCAGGCCATTGTCGGCCGAATTGGTCACGGCCAGGGTGGGGCAAAGCCCCAGCACCAGCCGGAACGGCGGCAGTTCCTTCCACAGGCCTTTGGTGAATTCACTCATGATGCTCATGGCGATCTCCAGCCCGGCGGGGCTACTTTCCGCCCCAGGCGCGGAGGATTTCTGGTTTGAGCGCCGCGTAGGTTCTGGCGGCGCGGTTTACGGCCTCCACTGCGCCGGTGGAGGAAATGGTGGCCCCGGAAACCGCGTCCACCTTGCCCCCGTTGGCCTTAAGGCCCACCGGCGTAGTGAACCCGGCGAACTGGGCGGTAAAGCCCGGCTCCACCACGCGCATGCCCAGGCCCGGCGTTTCCTTAAGTGTGGTGATGCCGATGCCCGCCAGGGTGTCGTCCGCCACGTTAAAGCCCACCAGCACGCCGATGGGGCCGCCGTAGCCCTTGCCGGATTCCTCCAGGGCCACTCCGGCCAGTTTGCCGCCCCGCATGACCGGAAAGACAGTGGTCTGCCGCCCGTCGGGCAAGGCAAACTTGCGTCTGTCGGCAATGGGCGCGTTTTCCGCCACGGCAAACACGCTGTGCAGGGCCGGGCCTTGCACATAGGTCAGAACCTGTTCCTCAATCCGCGGTGCCGTGATCATCTTCAGATACGAGAGCGCAAAGCCCGAAAGCCCGCACAGCAGGGAAAGCACGGCCACCGTTCGCAGCATAGTCAACATCAGCGCCGACCTCCAAAGGGTTTGGGGCGGATCATATCAAGATACGGGGTCGTCAGGTTGGCCAGCAGGATGGCAAAGGGCACGCCGTCCAGCCACACGCCGTACTTGCGGATGAGCATGGTCAGCACGCCGCCCAGAAGCCCGTACAGAAACATGGGCAAGGGCCGCGAGGGCGTATTGCCGATCTCCGTGGCCATAAAAAAGCCGCCCAGCATGACCGAGCCGGTGCAGAGATGGAACAGGGGCGAGGCGTTCTGCGCGGGGTCCAGCATCTGGAACAGGGCCGCCAGCCCGCACACGCCCAGGAAAAAGCCCAGGGAGACCTGCCAGCGCACAATGCCCCGCGCGCAAAGGAAGGAGCCGCCCAGGAAGAGGCCCAGCACCTGGCCCGCGCCCAGGCCGTCGATCTGCCGCCCCAGCAGCAGATCCGCTAAGGGGATGTCCCCCGCGGCCGCCGCGCCGAAAAACTTGAGCCGCACCAGCGGATCCAGAAAATCCGTCTGCAGCTGCATGGCGTTGGCGTCCATAAAGAGGGGGAAGGAGACCGCCAGGATGGCCCAGCCCACCAGGGGCGTGCTCACGGGGTTGGCCCCCAGCCCGCCGAAGACCATCTTGCCGAAAACCATGCACAGCCCGGCCCCCAGCACAACCAGCCACCAGGGGGATGCGGCGGGCAGCAGAAAGGCGAACAGCAGCCCCGCGTAAACGGCCGTGAGGTCGTCCACCATCACTTCCCGGCCCATGGCCTTTTCACACAGGGCCTCCACCGCCACGCAGACAACTACGCTCAGGGCCATGACGCGCGCCGCGGGCAGGCCCCAGTTCCACAGGGCCATGAGCACGGCGGGCATACAGCCCATAATGGCGTAAAAACTGATCTTGCGGATGGTGCGCCCGCAGTGCCAGTAGGCCGGGGCGCTCATGGCAAGCAATACGGAACCGGATGTTGCGGCGGACATCAGTTGCCTCCCTGCGCTGCGGCCGGGGCGGAGGAAGACGCGGATTCAAGGGCCTGCCCTTCCGCGCCGCGCGCTTTGGCGGCCTCGCTCAGCCGGTATTTGGAAAGACGAATGTACTGCAGCACGGGCCGCCGGGCGATGCAGACATAGCCGCACAACCCACACTCCAGACAGGAAAAAATATGTTCTCCCAGGTTTCGCTCGTGCAGGGCGAACTCGGCGTTGCGGCTCAGCATGCTGGGCCTGAGCCGCGCGGGACAGGCCAGCACGCAGGCCCCGCAGTTGATGCAGGGGCTGTGCCCCTCCATGGGCGGAATGGTGCCCGCCTCCACCACAAAGACCCCTGTGGTGCCGCGGGTGACGCTGCGGCTGAGTTTATCCACGCTTTCGCCCCGCAAGGGGCCGCCGCGCACCAGGGTATCGCCCGTATGCACGGGAATGTGGGCAAACTCCAGCAGATCGCCGATAAAGCTGCCTTCGCGCACAATATAGTTGCCGGAATGCTCCAGGCTGCCTAGGGTGACCACGGTCTCCGTAAGGGGCAGCCCGGTGCGGCCCACATGGCCCAGGCTCCACAGATTGTGCAGCCCCACAATGCCCACGCCGACGGGGTTCTCCTTGCCGGTAACGGCCTTGATCGCCAGAGCGTTGATGCTGGAGGGATAGTAGGCCGGCACATGCGCCACCTCGATATCGTGCAGGTGCAGGCGCAGCTCCTTGGGAACGGCCAGGATGATCCGCCGGGCCGGCGACAGCCGCCGCAGCAGCGTCATGCCTGCCCGCAACGTATCCTGGTGCGCCAGCAGCATAGGCTCGGCCCAGGTGACGCCGGGGTCGGGGTTGAGGCCATTGATGATCAGCGTCTCGCAGTTCTGGCCCAGGGACCGGGTATTTACCCCCAGGCCTTTCAGGGTTGCCGCCAAAGCCTCACCGACAGTCTCTTCGGCGAACAGGTCCGTTTTTTCCACAGCCGCGGCGGCCTCAAGCAGGGCGCTGTCCGGCTCCAGCGCATCAATAAATATGCTGCGCTCGGAAACTTCCTTAATCTGCCCGAAGATGGGGGAAAACACGTCGCCCCTGCCGGGGTGCGGGTGAACCGCAAGCCGCATGTTGGGGTAGACTTTGGCGTTTTTGGTAACGCCTTCCGCCAGCTTGTAGCCTTCGCGCCGCAGGCGCGCCCGCTGCGGCACCGGCCCGAGGCTGAAGCGCTGCGTGATCCCGTAGAGCAGATGAAAACGAGGATCGTGCGTTATCTGAAACAGTTCTTTCATCCCCGCCTCACTTTCCCGTATGGCACTGGGAGCAGGATTTTTTGCCGTAGGGGCCCGTGCCCAGTTTTTCGTGACAGCCCATGCAGTTTTTGTGGTATGCGTCCATGGAACCGAGAATCAGCTTCTGCGCGCCCTTGCCGTGGCAGACTGCGCAATCGGCGTACAGAGGGTTGAGCTTGACCCGCCCGGTTTTCGGCAGATTTTCCCGCACGGATCTGAGCGTGTGGCAAGCGGCGCAGCCTTTTTCACCGGCCTGGAAAAGATCTTCATGGCAGGTCATGCACCGGGCGTGCACGGCATCGGCCAGGTTGGGTGGCGTGCCGGGCTCGGCCTTGCGGCCGGAAGGCGCGCCGGATTCGTGGCAATCGGCGCAGTTCTGGGGCTCCGGCTCAATGGCAGCGTCTTTGTGGTGGCAGTCAGCGCAGCTGAGGCCCAGCTCCGTCGCATGCTTGTCGTGCCCCCATTTTTTGGCTGTCAGCTCATAGTGGTGGCAGGTGGCGCAGGCGGCGTTGTCGTCCCCGAAAAACGCCTGGTGCCGCTGCGCAAAGGCAGCGTCAAACGTGACGCCGTGGCAGGATTTACATCGCTGGACCTTGGTCCGCTTTTCAGGACTTTCATGATGGCAGTCCTGACAGGGAACGCCATAGGCCTCGGCATGCGCGGCATGCGGCAGAACCACAGCGCCCCCCGCGTTGCGTAGCAGCACCCGCCGGGGAACGGCCTCGCCTTTCTCCGGCAGCAGGTAACCCGCCAGGGCCGCCGCCGCCAAAAGGCCCGCCAACACCGCGATGAAAAGATATCGCTTTTGCAATCTTGCCTCCCTTCAATCCTTGCAGTCGGGCGTAATCGTGCGCACCCTTCCAGGTTCCACGCAGGCGGTTTTCCTTGCGGCCTGGGCCTGCCATGCCAATGCCAATACCAATGCATACTTGTCAGTTTATGCAGCTTTTGGGGGATTAGTAACCTATTTTTGTGGATAATGCTACCATTTCGCCAAAGACATTTCTTCACATTCAAATAAATTTTCCGCAGCAGCCCCAGGCAACGCCTTACAGGCGCACAGCGCGGTGCCCAGGGCTGCCCCCGATTTTTGGTGCAGGCCCCAATCTTTGATAACGTACGGTATTTTTCGCACATTAAAAAAATGAAAGTGGCCCGCCAAGTTGGTTAGACGGGGCGTCACGAGATTATCTAGAATTTTATTTTGTGGCATAGTTCGCTTGCCTTCAACCACAAACGGGGGAACGCATGCCACTGCCAGCCCACAGACGACACGACATTTCAGATGCTGTTTGGAAGAAATTTGCGCCGCATTTACCTGGCCGTGCTGGGAGCTGGGGTGACCTTGCGCATGATAACCGGCTGTTTATAAATGCAGTCTTTTGGATAATGCGTACAGGTGCGCCGTGGCGAGATTTACCGCCGGACTTCGGCGGCTGGAGCAACACGCACCGTCGCTTCATCCGCTGGCGTGACAAGGGAGTATGGGAGCGATTACTCGAAATTTTGATTGATGAGCCTGATTTTGAATGGCTGATGATCAACGCCAGCCATTGCAAGGTCCATCCCCAGGCGGCAGGTGCAAAAGGTGGTAATCAGAACATGAGCCGCACAAAAAGGGGGCTCAACACAAAATTGCATTTGGCCGTGGATGCGCATGGTATGCCGCTCAGGGCCATTGTTACACAAGGTACAGTGGCAGATTGTGCGCAAACAATTGCTTTAATTAGCTTGGTTACCGCATAAAACCTTTTTGCAGACAAAGGTTATGATACAGATACAATTCTTGATCAGGCTGAAAGGCAAGGTATGCTGCCGGTTATTCCTCCAAAAAAGAGTCGCAAAAAGCAGCGCTATTATGGCAATGAACTTTATAAGGCGCGCACTTGATAGAAAATGCATTTCTTCATCTGAAGCTGTGGCGCGGAATAACCACCAGGGACGCAAAGAATACGGCATCATTTCTTGCCGCCGTCCACATCAGGTGTATCTTTTTATGGATCTCTATCTCGTGACTATACTATCTAGAGCAGATTACCTTTGAGAACAGGCATTCTCAAAGTTTAAGGCACGCTCGTTTCGGCGCTCAACAGCGCAAATAAATTGCGCTTACGCCTCCACAGCGGGCGTCTGCTCACGCAGACGCCAGGGCATTTCAAAATTGAAATGCCCTAAAAAGCGCTGCCGCCGAAGACGGAGTCCCAGAGAGAGGTTTTGGGCGGCACGGCGTCGGGGTCCACCCAGGTCAGCACTTCACGCCCCATGTCCCAGGCCAGGGAGCGGGCGATGAAGCCTGCGGGGTCGCCGGGGTTGCGCTCCTTGATGGAGAAAAGATAAAAATCGTGCACCTGGCGGGCTTCCATAAGGCCGCCCTGAGCCATGGACCAAAGCAAGACGCCCGTGCGGACGTCGTAAATCTCCAGAGCCAGAGAAAGGGAGCTGGTGCCGCCGGAGCCGCCGTCCATATAGTGGTTGATGTAGCCGCCCACCACCATTTCCGCCCCGCGTTTACGGGCCAGCGCCATGGCCCGGTTGGGTTCGTAAGGACCGGCGTCGGCGGCGTATTCCAGGGTCTGAAAGGCGTTAAGCGAGAGCCAGACCTGCCAGATCTGGCGGGAGAAGGCAGTGCTGAAGCTCACGGGATCCGCAATCTGCTGCACCATGCGCAAGGGCACAAACAGGGCCCTGGGCCGCCGGTTGAGGCTCTCGCGCGGGGCCACATACACGGCGGGCGGCTGGCGGCGCACAAAATTGTTGATCTGCACCTGAAAAGGCGTGCTGAAGTCGCCGGAGACCTTCAGCGTACTG encodes:
- the gatC gene encoding Asp-tRNA(Asn)/Glu-tRNA(Gln) amidotransferase subunit GatC, whose product is MSSKTIGKEDVRHMAALSRLQISEAEQDMFARQLGDILGYMDVLSRVDTSAVEPLYSPALHQGPLREDTAERRRRREEILANAPEADGEYFIVPRIV
- the gatA gene encoding Asp-tRNA(Asn)/Glu-tRNA(Gln) amidotransferase subunit GatA; the encoded protein is MTDICSLTLTALTRALQTKELSASEATAACLERINATEPRLAALLTLDREGALAAAAALDKEGPDPSRPLWGVPMTVKDALSTKGLRTTAGSRILENYTPFYDAWAVERLRAAGAIILGKANLDEFAMGSTTENSAYQTTRNPWNTAKVPGGSSGGSAASVRAGQCFASLGTDTGGSIRQPAALCGCVGLKPTYGRVSRYGLIAYGSSLDQIGPLTRTVEDCARVLGVIAGHDPRDATSAPLPTADYAAALESKPLKGARLGLPKEFYGQGLDPEVRAACEAALHTAEAQGATLVDVSLPHTDAAIATYYIIAMAEASSNLARFDGVRYGRRAAQINNLEELYVRSRSEGFGQEVKRRIMLGAYVLSSGYYDAYYRKAAQVRRCIRDEYLTALEQCDALLAPVSPVTAWDLGSHSGDPLQMYLMDAYTLSLNLAGLPGLSLPVGLGAASRMPVGMQLIGKAFAEAELLALGQSLAQALPSIGAPEL
- a CDS encoding FAD:protein FMN transferase, with the translated sequence MPRCYSRRDMLRAALLGGGLLGAAPLLSLLTAAPVAARTPALATDAPLPESRSALFMGTLVTVSVARATMDQAAEATARAFALGRELEKIFTRFTADAPLGQVNAAGRLRDVPPRLTALLRVTADMHRLTDGAFDPTVLPLVTLLENSRENPAAFSAAAAREALALVGMERLRLDDGGLRLERQGMALTLDGIAKGHIADAMSRELSAAGCPDHCVNAGGDIVARGRNAAGRPWRIGVEDPRVRGRSLQVLELPQGGGVATSGVYEAFYDAAHARSHLINPATGQDAAQAGVTVAAPDGCTADALATAFSVLPPRQALALADSLPGCACCLVRRDGLIQTSRGWSGTRV
- the rnfB gene encoding RnfABCDGE type electron transport complex subunit B, with the translated sequence MVVASIVTLFGLGLAASIILAVAARVFYVEEDPRIEAVLEALPGANCGGCGFAGCEGYARAVLNDPNVPANKCCAGGAATSVVVGELTGKTVAEAEPLFALRRCDKLGGQVGPRYEYQGMPSCAAAALMRGGTDECAFSCLGFGDCVQACPFDAMRIVDGVVEVNTAVCTGCGTCIAVCPRGVLELTPLRARVAVYCNTREKLRAVTDVCKVGCIKCMKCVKACPAKAVRLEDNRIVIDHMLCCSYGTSCHEACVAACPRKIFRYTRPPEAAECTEDAPDALTAVTAREPHARQEEAVRS
- a CDS encoding electron transport complex protein RnfA, translated to MDILSIFIAAIFVNNIVLAQYLGNCPYLGCSKERGVALGMGGAVIFVIIVATLCTWLMQKQVLDPLNLGYLQTIVFIVVIAALVQFVEMFLKKAMPPLYAALGIFLPLITTNCAVMGVTILVQREGYNLLESLVWGLAYSLGFTLALLLMAGIRERLDTCRLPGVMAGTPLALIMAGLMSLAFMGFKGMGQ
- the rsxE gene encoding electron transport complex subunit RsxE, whose amino-acid sequence is MSIMSEFTKGLWKELPPFRLVLGLCPTLAVTNSADNGLGMGLAVIFVLVLSNMLISMVRAIIPKTVRIACFIVIAASLVVAVELLMQAYAYPLYQRLGIFVPLIVVNCIILGRAEAFAAKNTVPASIADGFGIGIGYTISLTLLGSLREVLGNGTWFGHYVMWEGFEPFRIMVQAPGAFISLGLMLAGMNLINVWQASRRGGRVESLQGCGCCSGCAACGTAATAGGEPSAQRS
- the rnfG gene encoding RnfABCDGE type electron transport complex subunit G yields the protein MLTMLRTVAVLSLLCGLSGFALSYLKMITAPRIEEQVLTYVQGPALHSVFAVAENAPIADRRKFALPDGRQTTVFPVMRGGKLAGVALEESGKGYGGPIGVLVGFNVADDTLAGIGITTLKETPGLGMRVVEPGFTAQFAGFTTPVGLKANGGKVDAVSGATISSTGAVEAVNRAARTYAALKPEILRAWGGK